In the Mycosarcoma maydis chromosome 6, whole genome shotgun sequence genome, one interval contains:
- a CDS encoding putative mfs-multidrug-resistance transporter, with the protein MGQTPKGTPTAPPQTSSTETNLARPTSAELDREAETIFRRTARYGGSDPRDPEDRAFEPVSISDDSDSGTCVPSSPTQTKSKNQQSDHNGEDDNRDSEQGRPRGNPDESQDPNQVEWDGPKDPENPQNWSQRKKWALTVLASMLTVNVTFASSAPSAATQQLTQEFQIGTVTATLITSIFLAGYCLGPILWSTASELVGRKVVLSIAMLMYTLFILGQALAKNVETLFVTRFISGVCAAAPLTICGGIIADMWDPIGRGFAMSLFSCAVFIGPVFGPIIGGFVTQSYLGWRWVFWVMIIFAAVCWLVLIIFLPETFAPVLLMRKAKRLRKLDPEANKNLYAPHEKSDWSIGGIAHRTLLRPFQILTQEPILVLITIYLSIVYGILYGLFEAVPIIFEMKRGFNLGESGLIFIAVGLGTTIGGIINVFMSLRYKSLTPFWHNLPPPEERLWGSMIAGPVLVAGAFWFGWTGEYASVPWYVPALALIPIGISFTLVFISLLAYIVDCYTVYAASALAANTIVRSAVGAAFPLFVRSMYLGLGANWASSLLGFVALVLTPFPYIFYVYGSKIRSWSKFAPAMDLKVRSALEKEGKLPEDSLNTTSAFGRNGLSQAKKEMAAKKDPEKQEQ; encoded by the coding sequence ATGGGGCAGACACCAAAAGGCACGCCGACAGCACCACCTCAAACGTCCAGCACGGAAACGAATCTCGCAAGGCCCACTTCTGCAGAGCTTGATCGCGAAGCTGAAACCATCTTTCGCAGGACAGCACGGTACGGCGGCTCGGATCCCCGCGACCCTGAAGATCGCGCCTTCGAGCCTGTTAGCATCTCggacgacagcgacagcgGTACATGCGTACCTTCTTCTCCCACGCAGACCAAATCAAAGAATCAGCAAAGCGACCATAATGGTGAAGATGACAACCGTGATTCCGAGCAAGGTCGACCCCGAGGTAACCCAGACGAATCTCAAGATCCAAATCAGGTAGAGTGGGACGGACCAAAGGATCCTGAAAATCCGCAAAATTGGTCGCAAAGGAAGAAGTGGGCGCTCACCGTGCTTGCTTCGATGCTCACTGTCAACGTCACCTTTGCCTCTTCCGCTCCCTCAGCTGCTACTCAACAATTGACACAAGAATTCCAGATTGGCACTGTCACAGCAACGCTCATCACTTCGATCTTCCTTGCCGGCTACTGCTTGGGCCCCATTCTTTGGTCCACGGCATCCGAGCTCGTGGGCCGAAAGGTCGTACTTAGCATCGCCATGCTCATGTACAcgctcttcatcctcgGACAGGCGCTAGCAAAGAATGTCGAGACGCTCTTCGTAACTCGCTTCATCAGTGGGGTCTGTGCAGCCGCACCTCTGACCATCTGTGGAGGCATCATCGCCGACATGTGGGATCCTATTGGACGCGGCTTTGCCATGAGCCTCTTCTCGTGCGCCGTCTTTATCGGCCCCGTGTTTGGTCCCATCATTGGCGGATTCGTCACTCAATCTTATCTTGGATGGCGATGGGTGTTTTGGGTCATGATCATTTTTGCTGCGGTTTGCTGGCTCGTTCTCATCATCTTTTTACCTGAGACCTTTGCGCCGGTTCTGCTCATGCGAAAAGCAAAGCGACTCCGCAAACTCGATCCGGAAGCCAACAAAAACCTCTATGCGCCCCACGAAAAGAGCGATTGGTCTATCGGCGGCATCGCCCATCGAACGTTGCTCAGGCCTTTCCAAATCTTGACACAGGAACCCATCTTGGTACTCATCACAATCTACCTCTCGATTGTCTACGGTATCCTCTACGGCCTCTTTGAGGCGGTCCCTATCATCTTTGAGATGAAGCGAGGCTTCAACCTGGGCGAGTCGGGCCTGATTTTCATTGCGGTCGGCTTGGGTACGACCATTGGCGGTATCATCAACGTGTTCATGTCTCTTCGATACAAGTCGCTCACACCGTTCTGGCATAACTTGCCGCCTCCAGAGGAGAGGCTGTGGGGATCAATGATCGCCGGTCCCGTCCTGGTAGCGGGTGCCTTTTGGTTCGGCTGGACGGGAGAGTATGCATCAGTGCCTTGGTACGTGCCAGCACTGGCACTGATTCCGATTGGAATCAGCTTCACGCTCGTCTTTATTTCTTTGCTTGCTTACATCGTAGATTGCTACACGGTCTATGCGGCATCTGCACTGGCTGCCAACACCATTGTTCGATCGGCTGTTGGTGCAGCTTTCCCGCTGTTCGTGCGGAGCATGTATCTGGGATTGGGCGCAAATTGGGCTTCTTCGCTGCTCGGCTTTGTGGCATTGGTCTTGACGCCATTCCCGTACATCTTCTACGTCTATGGAAGCAAAATCCGCAGCTGGAGCAAGTTTGCGCCCGCCATGGATCTCAAAGTGCGCTCAGCGCTCGAGAAGGAAGGCAAGCTTCCCGAGGACAGTCTTAACACCACGAGCGCCTTTGGCCGAAACGGACTCAGCcaggccaagaaggagatGGCAGCCAAGAAGGATCCCGAGAAGCAGGAGCAGTAG